From Impatiens glandulifera chromosome 7, dImpGla2.1, whole genome shotgun sequence:
TAGTTGTTTCACAAGAGATCATACTCCTTTGAACGCAAGATTAGTTTGATTCATGGTTATTTCTATTGTTGATCGCAATGCTGCGTTTTATAAGTCCAAAATACGCCCAAAATGCATTTGAAAACGCAGACTCTCTTTTTCTCACAGTTTTTCTGACCTCTCTCTATCTGGCCGGGTATAAATAGATTAGCTTCGTCCATTTTCACATTCTCGTTCAAGAAAGAAAAACCCTTGTTAAGTGAGTGATTTGAGCTCCATTTAAGCTCAACCCTTTTTTCAATTCGATCAAAGGATGGGAATGGGAGCAGAAAAATCCAAGCTTCACAATTTCAATCTTCCACCATGTTTGAAATGGGGAAATCCAAGGCTTCTAAGATGCATGAACCAGAAACCCAATGAAGTTAATCCATCTCCCGCCGCACCCAATCGAAGACCTTCTGCTTTGAGAATGAAGAATGCATCATCTGGGAAGCCACATGGATCGATCAAAAAGAAGGTGAGTTTCAACTTGTCTCCGTCGCCGTCGCCGGTGGTTGGTAGGTCAGGATTGAGAACCAGAGTCAATGGGCGAGAAAAAGATCAGGGGATTAAGGTTATGGTTGATCTGAAAGAAGGCCTAAAGCTGTCGAGTCCTGCGCCGGCTGAACCCGATTCATCTAGGCCATGGAATTTGAGGACAAGGCAATCTGCTTCTAAGTCTCCAATTGAAAGGAATGGTGGAGGACATAGTTTGAATATATCTGGAACTGTTGGAAACAGAGTAAGACCGAAATTTTCTATTAGTCTTAGCAAACAAGAGATTGAAGATGATTTTCAGGCATTGATTGGTAAGCGACCACCTTCAAAACCAAAGAAACGACCGAAGATTGTCCAAAAAAGACTAGATGTAAGCTCACCTTTCTAATCTTTCATCTTTTTTGAAAACCCTTTTCATCATTTCTTAATTGGATCACTGTTCTATTGGTTTCTTCAGTCTCTGTTTCCTGGATTATGGTTGAAAGAAGTTAAAGCTAAAATGTATAATGTTCCAGGATCTATAGATTACAAGGTAAGCAAGTTCATTCTCTTTCGAATTGGTTGATTTGATTCGATTTTGTTTTGTGATGTGTATCTGGTTTTGTCTTAACAGAAGTTGTAGAGATTTTGGGTATGGATTTGGTTGGTTTTGCAGAAAGGTTAGGGTTACAGACtccatcttcatcttccttaattctattttttttattattgatatcaTAGAAGACATTTGAAATTATTCTGCAAAAATGGGCTGTGGATTGAAAGGATTGTTCTCAATGCATTAATCTTGTTTTATGGTTTAATTCTATTGCATTTTCATTCTATATACTATATAGTTTTTAGATGTATTTACAATTTGTTGTTTAGAAATGGCTAGCTTGATATTGGCTTGTGTGATCAAGATTGAACCTTTCTAGGGTTACGAGAAAATACGAGGTGTGATTGAAATGGTTAGAAGAACGACAAAACTTaaatctttctttctcttttgtataaatgaaattttgaatttgtttatgCGGGTTTATTTTGGGGATAACTAGGGTTTATTTTGGGGATAACTAACGAATTCGATTTGAAGTTAGAAATTCAATTGttaggttatatatattttagtaccTTCTTTGGGAAATGGATAAATCTAAATTGGCATTAGGAATATAGTATAAGTTTGAATAATTACATTTAGGAATAgagtataattttaattgtttaataatcATGTTTAAGAAatgttattgtttttatttattatattccaCCTTTTTGTAtttgagtttttgtttttttttaaattgtccaactaaaattaataatgatttttatattttgtatgaaaattgtAACGGAAATAGATGCAATTTTGTTTAGGTGAaaagtcaataaaaaaaaaaataataaacagtGTAGTAAAAGTGGTATTTTTGTCTAATTTatagattatattattaaaaagaaatattagatGATATttggttattattatttttttatcactttaacgaaatagagaataaaataactcaattgACTTTTgtcaaagaataaaaaatgttaataataaaatatttattttttgcaaaaacatatataattcaaaaaacACTTATGTaccacattttaaaattttacacattaatttccattaaaaatatttagttaaatattagaTGGATACttttaaatgtgtttaatattgaatttgttcataatttcataaactaaaaatacaccatttgtatatatatgataaaattttcTCATATTTACATTAATGGACGAAACTCACAgataaatttatgttttgtttgtgaGGTTCTGCTTAATTCtaagtatattaaaataatatttttttaaaaatacttacatttttctttttctttttcttccaaTCTTGAGGTAATATTATCAAGATTTTCCATTGATAGAAAGCTCTGGAGGATCTGCATATAATATGAAAGTTATCAAGAGTTAAAAACACAAACTAGACTACAAGATAAATTTTGAATGTTATATTTAAGTAGTGAAAATTTTAGAAATACTTTGAGATTGAAGATAAAAGACTCAACAAATCTTAGTGGAAagtagtttttatttattttttataattttaaatctcTGCCTTAAATTGACAATTAAGATTTTAGTAAAATATCACGAGAAATATAGATTGCGACCAATAAACTCATTTTTATCGCATTTGAATCATCTATGCAATATTTGTGATAAATACTTAGCTTTACATTtatagttatgaataaatttaaaaaatcttgttagagcaataaatttggtattaaacatatttttaaatgcgATTACCAAGATTAACTAggataaaattaacattttttgaGGTTGAATTAGGTTAtgcatttttataaataaccctaaactatttatttaaaagcaACCATTGTTTTGGAAAATATCAATTCAGTCCACAAAATTACacaatttgataaataaataaaaacataaaagtgGGGAATTCTAAAATTTCATGAATATTCAAATTGGACTGCTGGAAATTTATCATCTTCTTTTAAtcactaaatttttatttaaacaagaaGGTATTGTATCTCAGTCTCACCTAATAAATCATATAGTTATGCTACTCCAAGAAATAAATccagtaaaaattaaaaagttgattTGTAAgacaaaatttatcaaaattttgtaatataatttaaaattatattataaagataCTTTCTCAactaaaagtattttatttaattgatcatatatttaatattcaatacaaaaaatattactttatattttatattgataaatggtaaaagtaattataaaatatgataaaatattaattttttaaactactttaactttttttaattatattcagTTTTTCTTatgatatttcatatttatctttaaaataaattttttatttaataattttaaaaattgattatacatatcataaaatacataaatatatattaaggttTGACTTTTTATGATACTtccaattcattaattatttattggaTTAATCTGATAATTTTTTCATATCAagacattaaattaattttcaaaatgtataatatatatttatttaaatatgatatcCTGTTAATACTACTAGAAATTTtgtacaaatttaaatttaaataatttatttagtttattataagtttggATCTCCGTCCCAATTTTAGTGCAATTCATTTTAATTgggtataaatattatatttttgaatattgtctatattataaaatgttattttgccTTTATTTGATATAGACAATTCAACAATTTTCATAAGCAACGTGTATTTAAttggaaaaacaaattaattaaggttTGAGGAACTTGACCAAAAGATCATACATTGGAATAAAATccaaatatgttaaatataaaatatgttaattataaaatctctAGTAATACAAGATATAATAGAAAGTATATCAACATGTGTTTTAATATAgataaatcaaattcattcattCTCTGTATTGTTCATGatattactaaatttattaattaaaatattatatatatatatatatatatatatatatatatatatatatatatatatatatatcttttaagcctctttattgaagaaaaaaaatcagtatctatttaaaattattattattgtttttctgttagatttatattgttattataaacttattaaagATACTATTAAACCGGTAACTTAATTTAAGTGATAAGAgtaaattctaataaataaaaaattatgtgttTGATTCCGATCTAAATGACTCAAATTGAAATGAGTATTAAGAATGTGGGGTTATTAGAAtactatattaaaaaatatgaaaaaatctCACTTAGACATATAGACAACTAGCTTACTTAGatgtatgtactaataaaatgtcatttaaacatacgtagtatcaaaaattggctcatttagcctctttgagtaactatagttaatttttatttttaaatttatatatttattcattaaatattaatatattttctctttttttttcaattaattaaaacaggtaatttattttttataattttaaattctcatttttgaaaaaaacttaggaacttatttatgaattttatgttttattgtaatattttttggaacgatttatttttattattttaatataaacaaaaatgaaattaataattttttatttaatttttattgtaagAACAttgttttatctaatatttgattattactcttttagtgTTTGTTGAATGAACTTGCTATTATTAATtcattcttgattattaatttatttttatgttgtgttgaaggatttttattgttaaaatgataAGTCATTGTTATTgagaccaaataattttataataattaataatcaatattaatataagaaaaaaacataaaaaaacataaaattaaaataattaatgatgaatgcttttttatatatatatatatatatatatatatatatatatatatatatatatatatatatatatatatatatatatatataataaaattaaaataaaataatcaataataaatacttctatagaataataataaatttatgaaaaagataaaaatgaaaagttcatttattaatgaaaaagaagaaaagaaaaatatattaatatttaattaataactatataaattaaaaaataaaaattaactataatttactaaaaaaaagctacctgagccaatttttgatagtatgtATCAACTTTTCAAGAAAATGATCAGTTATTTtgttcataaaatataaattatctaaCTAGCCCTAACAACTGTCactctaattaattgaaatttaattaaacaatatgaattataaaattcataaattgtttttttaatgtctAATGTATCATCTGCTTAACGAACTTTCTAGGTCTTTCGGTCTTTAAGACTCCACTCCCCCAAGGATAAAGAATACGTTTTTCTTGGTTTCGAAGTGAATGAAAGGTTTTGATTAGCAGCACGAGTCCACGAATGAGGCTATGACATAGTAAGTTTAAACAATACGACACAAATATGccataaacaaaaatgaaaacaaataaacaaaaattaaattttaaaataattattttgaaaaaataatttcaagaaaaattaaaatcaaggccaaataatgattaaataattaattgaaataattattgtattaattaaatcacaattaattagaataaaatccaagaaaaataaaataaattaagataattgttgtattcattttatcccaaattaattttaaagactaaaggaaattaaaataaataatttgagataaatgttttaTACATTTCTATccgaaataattatttataagccCTAAAAAcatgcaaaataaaataaaaaataaaataaatgatatgtctattgaaaatattttgtgtattttgtaGGTAGAAAATAAAGCCATAAAGaattgaaaaaatcaatttcaaacaagttcCAAGGCTGAAAAGAGGTCGTGATCTAGTGCAGCCGAATATAAGAGAAACGGTTGTAGCAGACCACACAGTCATCGGATGAGCACCCTGACTTCATCCAACGCGCCACAGCAAGCCGCGTCATCCGCTGCAGCGAAAGAAAAGTGCTTCCGCGCAGCACTGGATCAACTAGCACGCACCTCAACATCGTTAGCCCAGGAGTCCACGCTTTGGTcagaaacgacgttgtttcaaAGCTCCCTCAAAGCTCAAATGCGGAAGAAGCAAACGACGCCGTTTTAGACACtaatttgtcttctttctcgCGACGAACGAAATGATGAACAACTGAAATCtttaatttctcaaagatggaactccgGCGTTAGTCCACCAAATCTAttgattcaaaagctgaaataaTCACCTTAATAGACGCTCATATCAACAATTATAACATAGAAGATCAGGAGGgatgaaaaacaaacaaaagtcAATAATGACCTTTTTCTGAAATTCGATCACTTGATCGGTCAACCGACTTAAGAAAGCTATAAAAAGTCCTCCTTGGCCAAAACGAAAGCAATTATCCCAATTCCAAGCCCTCAATCCATCTTTAAAGAAATTcgccattaaaattttcaagcttttccggaaaattttaaagttttgtaTAAAGTTTTTGAGTTCGATTCTGGATAATCATAAAACTTCTAAAAGATGTCAGAAGTGTTCTTTAACTCACAGTAAGTTTCAATTCATGTTGTAGTTAAACttattaattcaaattgaaatttttacattttatttcgATCAACTTTAAGTTTTGTTTGATTGTTCAATTTTTTGATTTGAAAACGATCCTAACATCATTTACATGCTTTCTGTCGAAACTAATTTAATCAATCAATCCAAATCGAAagtacccaaatttgattttgaaaattttcaaaatcgaaTTTCTCTTATTGAGTTATAACTTAAGAAAAGTGGCCCAAAAACCTTCCTAACATATTTAAAGAGATGTTAGGAGTATGTTTAGATCAATTCCAAGCAATCCctatcatgtttgatcaaaaaccaattttttttataaaaataaaaatttcagtttttgaattggttaaaatgaaTAGCTAGTGTTCATGTATTGATTTTACCAGATCATGTGTAAGGAAGTTATTGGTAAACTACTTATACCCAATTAAACcatcaaaataaaaatcctgatttTCTCTTAAGAACTGTTATCCAATTCGCCATAGTAAACTGCGTCGCCCGCTGTAATGAAAGAAAATTGCTTTCACGCAGCACTAGATCAACTAGCGTACGCCTCAACGTTATTAGCCCTGACGCGGATGGAACATCCAGCATTGATGGAACCGCAAACAAAATTCCCAAACTTGCATGCTTTGGCCAGAAACAGTGACATTTCAACGTTCAAACGCGGAAGAAGCAAACAACGCCATTTTCGACCCtaatttgtcttcttcctcgcgacgaatgaaatgatgaacaACTGAAATCTTTAATTCTCAAATATGGAACTCAGGAGTTTTTCCATTAAATCCATTGATTCAAATGCTAAAATGATTACCCTAACCTAGTGATCCTTTCACCTACGAACATAAGAGCAATTATAACCTAGACGATCAAGTGGGATGAAGAACAATAAAActcattaatgacatttttctaaaattcaatCCACTTGATCGTTCAACCGACATaaggaggctataaatagtccTCCTCAGCCAAAACGAAAGTAAGGATCCCAATCCCAAGCCCTCAATTCATCTCTAGAGAAATTtgccattaaaattttcaagcttttcttgaaaattttgaagttaTGTATAAAGCTTTAAAACTCGATTTTAGATTATCACGAAGcttttaaaatagttcaagagtgttctccaactcataGTAAGCTTATGAATTCAATAGTTCAAGAGTGTTCAATTCATGTTTTAGTTCAActtatgaattcaaattgaaatttttacattttagttcGAACAGTTTTAAGTATTATTTGATTGTTCAGTTTCTTGATTTGAGAACAATCCTAAGATCATTTACAAGCTTTCTGTCGAAACTATTTTGAATTAATCGATCAAATCGATagtacccaaatttgatttaaaaaaattgaaatcttGTGTAAGGCCTTAAAACTCTATTCTGGGTTATCACAAAACTTGTATAAGAGTTCAGGAGTGTTATCTAACTCAATGTAAACTTTCATTAATGTTGTAATTCAACTtacaaattgaaattgaaatttttacattttagttcAACTAATTTTACATACTACTTGATTGTTcaattttttgattaaaaaatgatCATGGGATCATTTGCAAACTTCTGTAGAAACCAATTTGAATCATCGATCCAAATCAAAagtacccaaatttgattttgaaaattttcaaaatcggaTTTATCTTCTTTAGTTATAACTCAAGAATAATGACCACCTTCTTAACACATTTCTAGAGGTGTTATGAGTATATTTAGATCAATTCTAAGCAAtgtcgatcatgtttgatcaaaaactaattatttttataaaaaaatagagtttACCTATGGCACCTGACTTCAGAAGCGCATATTAGCTTAGCTGCGCTTAAAAGGCTGGGCTTCCTCTCATTTTCAGTTCTTAAGTTGGTTAAAATGAATACTTAGTGTTCATGTTTAGGTTTTATATGATCATAACATGTATAAAAGTTGTTGGTAACTCTTTATACccaataaaatcttttaaatcaaaaacccgatttttgctAAAGAATTGTTTAAATTGCATGGAACATCATCCTGATTGAATGATGCATCagaatgatgttataaatgatctttAGGACTAGACGAAGCCCCTCATACCCTCAGATTGAAGAATAGAATAGGGGCTCCaatcaaaatcatcaaacctgcaatttgatgttcttgacgTCCGACCGAGAAAATCGAACCCTCATCTGCACTCGACCGAAGAATTCTAGCCCTAAACAAGAACTCCCCACACCTGACCGAGGAATTCACCCCGAATGAGGAATTCCAGCACTCGACCGAGGATCTTCCACGTCCGACTAAGGGATTAACATGCGCAACCGAGAACTCCCATGCACCCGACCGAGGAATCGTAGCTTCGACCGAGAATCCCTCGCACCCGACTGAGAGTCCATCAGCCGCGACCGAGAGGATCGATCCTATGGCTTGTTTgtttggaattttaattttgaaaattattttttaaaagtaaaagcCCCaacccattttctaaaaatatgaaaaaattgaaaacaatttaaaaatattttttagaatattttcgtaaaataatattttgataagggtctgtatgaatttatttttaaattctaatgccttaaactgatatttttcaggtaaGTTTCTCGATAATCATTGACATCAATCGCAGGTATTAAATCTtctaaaaatctgaaaaattgaaaacaatttaaaaatattttttagaatatttctgtaaaataatattttgataagggcctatatggatttatttttaaattataatgccttaaactgatatttttcaggtatcTTTCTCGATAATCATTGATATCAATCGCAggtattttcatttaaatattattctataattttaaatgcaaaaaAAATCTGTACATGTTtaggacttgaaaaataaatagttaaataaaacgtaataaaactaatttttttaaaaaccaaaatcGAACTCAAAAGAATCTCTAATCAAATATACGTTTATATACTTCTGAACTCAAAAGactatttcataaaaataaaataaatgaaccagACGTGAATCGAACACGCAACCTTCTGATCTGGAGTCAGACGCGCTACCATTGCGCCACAGATccaatttgttattattattaaacaacgCCTAAAAGACTCTTACCATCTAATACATAATCGAAATAGTGAAATTACATAGAAATTATGGATGAATATTTGTAAGAGGTCCtccatatacaaaattaaattcagaaactatttattaaagaaataaaaaataactctaTATACGATTATTTCGTTTTCATTTATTGTTAAGAATGAGACAGATTATTGTgagtattatttgaatttataaaaatttgagaCGAAAAAATCAATTCGATTAAATAGGAGGTCAGATCGAACAAAATTCAATACCGACCTAAATCAATATCAATGATAGATGAAAAAAGATGAGGCATCATTCCAtgctaaaaaaaattcatccagagaataaaaaaaattgatatttcaacctctctaaaatttatttttatagagagaaatgaaaatataaaatgaaagttACATTTAGAttcattaagtttatttatatatataataacaaagatataaaaatagatttttagttagtattttaaaattttaaaaaaaacttacataATGACGACTTGTGAGTGTGACATGGCATAAATCACTATTAACACTAACAAAATCGCCTGgcaatattaatcaaataaattgtaaaacatttatattttatataataattaaaaaaaaatataattttgatttgaaattaataactAAGGTTAgatgtttcaaaaattattttataaatatttaattaaattaaaaaatatgatgtactcaaaattgataatatataaaatggaACCAAAAAATggcataattaaataatagtaataaaacggacaaaattaatacaaataaaataaactatattattttgttgGACAAGGTAAGTatgtcaaaatttataatatttcttcTCTAATCTACTCATTTaccttttataattaatttttacatgtcaaaaatatagtaaaataaagaaaacaaaatcacataattaaaaaataatagtaaaaagaTAGAAAATGATAGTAAAACAAACTCTTGTGTGGTCAGGCTGACTCTCAAACTAACTACGCAATCTACTGAGCTAACACAATCTCTAGTTATCTCATATTACTCACATTATTTGTTATGTAACTCAGACTAATTACACACGTATACTCGGACTAATTATATACGCACACAGGACTAGGATCATGAGGCTAAGATCGATGTTGTAGTATCCCACGAGGAAGGGCGCCAACTCTCTAGCTATCTACAAAGTTTCTCTACGAGCTATATTTGCGTAAGATTAATGTATTTGGTTTTCCAATCTATTCGAAAGACAACAAAAACCCCCTTTGCTATTTTACACAACTGATCCACGGACTATAGTAGTGTGAAATTAATGTATGTATAAGACATCCACCTATATAAGAACGCAAACTCTTCGGTTATCTTGCATAACTGGTCTTTGGACCATAATAACTTGACATCATACAGCGCGTTCAACAATTTGcagaataatgaaaatattttggcTATCTTGCACAGTTGGTCTTCGGACCATAATAACTTAAGATTAGTACACTATTTTCATCGTTATGAAAAATGACACATAACCTCGTGCAACATTTTATAATATCTTGATATATATGTCTGAAAGATACACTTGCATAATTAGTAAACACCTTGGTTATGTTTCATGGACGAAGCAAGACGAACATCTTTTGTGATCCAAACCCTTCGACAAGGCGATCAACGAGCAACAGAATCGAAGTATCATCGATCATGTGATCGTTAtgttttatctattaatttcttttaatatttttctaaataaataaataaacacgaGTCTAAGTGAGATATAAATCAGGTTGTTTGCAAATATGGTGTCTATATTGTCAAACACTGACATACATTTTCCAAAATTTGGACGTAATTTTCAAACTTTATCGAAGATGGGCATTCTGTATACAGTCACATTTTACATcccatttataattaaaatttggtactaattttggtaaaataaattaaacaaattaaaataacttaaaatgagttatttatttgattaatttgtgTTGATCGTTTTTGTTCTGCAGATTGAAAAAACAATGTGTGTTCATGCAAGCCAAACATATCTAGGCGTAAAAGGGCACCCAAATccctaaatcaaacaagccctacCCAAAGGTATCTGACATGGGTATGGCAGAATCACCCAGGCTTGATGAAAGGTAGAAAAGACAGAGAGAGAGATGGGAACACAagggtgagcataatttgggtttacctAAATCCAACCTaatccaaacccaaaatattaatttgggttggttaatatgggttgggttgagtatgagttgaattgagtatgggttgggttgagtatgagttgaattgagtatgggttgggtttaatttgggttgggttagggttacccatattacccaaattatataaatttaatttaattctctattattaatccaatataaactaatcatcttccaacattaagtcgaacacgtttttgacatgtttaacacgtttttcacatatttaacacgtttttcacacgtttaagacgtttttcacatatttaacacgtttttcacacgtttaagacgtttttaatatttttaacacgttttcacacttataacacgtttttcacacgtttaacacgttttttacacgtttaacacgtttttaatatttgaaacacattttcacacttataagttataacacgtttaacacgttttcacgttttggcacgtttaacacgt
This genomic window contains:
- the LOC124909824 gene encoding uncharacterized protein LOC124909824 yields the protein MGMGAEKSKLHNFNLPPCLKWGNPRLLRCMNQKPNEVNPSPAAPNRRPSALRMKNASSGKPHGSIKKKVSFNLSPSPSPVVGRSGLRTRVNGREKDQGIKVMVDLKEGLKLSSPAPAEPDSSRPWNLRTRQSASKSPIERNGGGHSLNISGTVGNRVRPKFSISLSKQEIEDDFQALIGKRPPSKPKKRPKIVQKRLDSLFPGLWLKEVKAKMYNVPGSIDYKKL